A genomic window from Flavobacterium johnsoniae includes:
- a CDS encoding bifunctional GNAT family N-acetyltransferase/carbon-nitrogen hydrolase family protein — protein sequence MQAKINKVELRNLEIEDYKQLKKSMIESYPEMADSYWGSDDIERLLSIFPEGQLVILVDGKVVGSALSLIVDEKLVEKRHNYQQISGDYTFSTHNPNAEILYGIDVFIHPNYRGLRLGRRLYDARKELCEQLNLKAIVFAGRIPSYREHAKKMTPKNYIEKVRTKELYDPVLSFQLSNDFHVLRVIKNYLEGDEESKEFAVLLEWNNIYYEDSPKLINLKKNIIRLGLIQWQMRPLNNVEALFEQAEFFIDAVSGYGSDFALFPELFIAPLMADYNHLSEAEAIRELARHSDPIRKRFQEFAISYNINIITGSMPYLEGGNLYNVGFLCKRDGTSEMYTKIHITPNEVIHWGMKGGSQFKTFDTDCGKIGILICYDVEFPELSRLLADEGMNILFVPFLTDTQNGYTRVKHCSQARAIENECYVAIAGCVGNLPKVNNMDIQYAQSSVFTPSDFAFPSNGIKAEATPNTEMTLIVDVDLNLLKELHEHGSVKTLKDRRSDLYEIKKLNS from the coding sequence ATGCAGGCAAAAATTAATAAAGTCGAATTAAGAAATTTAGAAATTGAAGACTATAAACAATTAAAAAAATCAATGATTGAATCGTATCCTGAAATGGCCGATTCGTATTGGGGATCTGATGATATTGAAAGACTTCTTTCTATTTTTCCAGAAGGACAATTGGTTATTTTAGTTGATGGAAAAGTTGTCGGTTCTGCATTATCTCTTATCGTTGATGAAAAATTAGTTGAAAAAAGACATAACTACCAACAAATTAGTGGCGATTATACTTTCTCTACGCATAATCCAAATGCCGAAATCTTATACGGAATAGATGTTTTTATTCATCCAAATTATCGCGGTTTGCGTCTAGGACGTCGTTTATACGATGCTAGAAAAGAGCTTTGCGAACAATTGAATTTAAAAGCTATTGTTTTTGCAGGTCGAATTCCGAGTTATAGAGAGCACGCCAAAAAAATGACTCCCAAAAACTATATTGAAAAAGTACGAACCAAAGAATTATACGATCCGGTTCTTTCTTTTCAGTTGAGTAATGATTTTCACGTTTTGAGAGTCATAAAAAATTATTTGGAAGGTGATGAAGAATCAAAAGAATTTGCGGTTTTACTAGAATGGAATAATATTTATTACGAGGATAGTCCGAAACTGATTAATCTTAAAAAAAACATCATTCGTTTAGGATTAATTCAGTGGCAAATGCGTCCGCTGAATAATGTTGAAGCACTTTTCGAACAAGCCGAATTCTTTATCGATGCCGTTTCTGGTTATGGATCCGACTTTGCTTTATTTCCAGAATTGTTCATTGCTCCATTAATGGCAGATTACAATCATTTATCTGAAGCAGAAGCTATTCGCGAATTGGCTCGACACTCAGATCCAATTAGAAAGCGTTTTCAGGAATTTGCCATTTCTTACAACATCAATATTATCACGGGAAGTATGCCTTATTTGGAAGGTGGAAATCTGTACAATGTTGGTTTTTTATGTAAAAGAGATGGAACTTCAGAAATGTATACCAAAATTCATATTACGCCAAACGAAGTAATTCATTGGGGAATGAAAGGCGGATCGCAGTTTAAAACCTTTGATACGGATTGCGGTAAAATTGGTATTTTAATTTGTTATGATGTCGAATTTCCAGAACTTTCAAGACTTTTAGCCGATGAAGGAATGAACATTTTATTTGTTCCGTTTTTAACCGACACACAAAATGGTTATACGCGTGTAAAACATTGTTCGCAGGCGCGCGCCATCGAAAATGAGTGTTATGTAGCCATAGCAGGTTGCGTTGGAAATCTTCCAAAAGTAAATAATATGGATATTCAATATGCACAATCTTCTGTGTTTACTCCATCTGATTTTGCTTTTCCGAGTAACGGAATCAAAGCAGAAGCAACTCCAAATACAGAAATGACCTTGATTGTTGATGTCGATTTGAACTTATTGAAAGAACTTCACGAACATGGTAGTGTT